From Pseudomonas sp. CCI4.2, one genomic window encodes:
- the phnK gene encoding phosphonate C-P lyase system protein PhnK, whose translation MNTPAKLPLHDRQTDRAQPLLKVSGLTRLYGAEKGCQGVDFDLYPGEVLGIVGESGSGKSTLLSLLSGRSPPDSGAIAYRRKEGDWFDLYSASEAERRTLLRTEWGFVEQSPRDGLRMGVSAGANIGERLMAQGVRNYSELRAAGIDWLSQVEIDPLRIDDLPRTFSGGMQQRLQIARNLVSGPRLVFMDEPTGGLDVSVQARLLDLLRGLVRELDLAVVIVTHDLAVARLLADRLMVMRRSRVVESGLTDQILDDPQHPYSQLLVSSVLQP comes from the coding sequence ATGAACACTCCAGCAAAATTGCCCCTGCACGACCGCCAGACAGACCGTGCGCAACCCTTGCTCAAAGTCAGTGGCTTAACGCGTTTGTACGGCGCTGAGAAGGGCTGCCAAGGCGTCGATTTTGATTTGTATCCCGGTGAAGTGCTGGGGATAGTCGGCGAGTCCGGTTCGGGAAAATCGACTTTATTGTCTTTGCTCAGTGGTCGTAGCCCCCCGGACAGCGGCGCCATTGCCTATCGCCGCAAGGAAGGCGACTGGTTCGACCTCTACAGCGCCAGTGAAGCCGAACGCCGTACCTTGCTGCGCACCGAGTGGGGTTTCGTTGAGCAAAGTCCGCGCGACGGCCTGCGGATGGGCGTCTCAGCCGGGGCCAATATTGGCGAGCGTCTGATGGCTCAAGGCGTGCGCAATTACAGCGAATTGCGGGCGGCCGGGATTGACTGGCTGAGCCAAGTGGAAATTGATCCGCTGCGCATCGACGACCTGCCACGGACCTTTTCCGGTGGTATGCAGCAACGCCTGCAGATCGCTCGCAATTTGGTCTCCGGTCCGCGCCTGGTGTTCATGGATGAGCCGACTGGCGGCCTCGATGTGTCGGTGCAAGCGCGTTTGCTCGACCTGTTGCGCGGTCTGGTGCGTGAGCTGGATTTGGCGGTGGTGATCGTCACCCACGATTTGGCCGTGGCCCGACTGCTGGCAGATCGGCTGATGGTAATGCGGCGTTCCCGGGTCGTGGAGTCGGGGCTGACCGATCAGATCCTTGATGACCCGCAGCATCCCTATTCGCAGCTGCTGGTGTCGTCGGTGCTGCAACCGTGA